The window ctgtttgttttgtatgTAATGTGTAATATCTATGTAGACTGAATTAGGAATTTACATGGCCAAATAATTAttatatattcttatatacagtaccagtcaaaagtttggacacacttccgcattcaagggttttcctttattttttactattttctacattgtagaataataatgaagacatcaaaacgatgaaataacacatatggaatcatgtagtaaccaaaaaagtgtgaaacaaatcaaaatatatttatatttgagattctagccacactttgccttggtgacagctttgcacactcttggcattctctcacccagcttccaaaatgttgactggtactgtatgtttgtaaTTTTTCTGCTGTTGGGAAGAAAATAGGATGCTATGCAGAAAGATAGGTCAAGCTTGTGCACATGGAAGTCAGTGATTTATGTTTAACATAAGTTAATGAGGCAATATAAATGTGATGAAAAGGCATTTAGACTTAAATTGGCCACTGTTTTCATAATTTTGACAATAACAAGACTAAATCCTTATTCAAATGACAAAATTGCGACTTAGTTATATTTTAGCTAAAAGGACTAAGACTAGACTAAATCTAAAAAAGAGCGCCAAAATTAACACTGAGACAGAggtggcatggagggagttagtGAGTCATGGTGGAAAGAATCAGTCAGCCAGTGTTTGGGTCTCTGTGCCACCTGTGTGATAGCAGGACTGGCATACAGCACAGCCAATGCCTGCTGACAGTGTTATCTATGCCAAGGACTGGCAATAGGCAACTAACACTGAAACAGATGGAGAGCGTAATAACAAGATAACGCCCAAACCCACCCGTTGCTCCAACATGGCAGCAgatttcaaattatttttttctgaAGAGGATATTTTGTAATGATCACTCAAACATGCCAGTCAGTTATATATGTTAATTATATTCCTAGCAAAGACAATGCATCCAGGTGGCTAGGAATCATCCAGTGTACAGTGTGGGCCAAtcagagaggaggttgagaggtCAGGGGAACAGACCTTGGTCGTTGAGTGGCTGGGCAGCGTTGCTTCCTGACCTCCTCCTGCAGAGAGAGAACCAGCGTGTCAACTCACACTACATTCCATTATACATTACGACACCTAgctacataacacacacacatacctgaaaCATACAGTTTCACACAAAGAGTGTGCCCTGATCTGGACTGAACTGAGCATGCACTGATATGATAGATAATGTACCTTTTGTCCTGGTTGAACTTGCATCTGCAGTGTCCGCCTGTTATAAGAAGAAATGGTCACAAGTCAATCTGTGTCCAATGTTAATGTGTTTATGTGTAAATACATGCTCTGACTGTGTCATCATGTgtgagtatgtgtatgtgtttatgtgatGGAGTCTTACTGAAGAGGATGGTGATGCCGATCAGACACAGAACTGCTGCCAGGATCAACCCCCCAACACGTAGCCTGTGATaatctgaacagagagagagagagagagagcaggagagagagcaggagagagtgcAGGTGAGAgagtgcaggagagagagagagagcaggagagagagagtgaaaggaaaaAAGCATTAATCATACACAGTAAGCCAGGAATGTTGAGAGTTGTTGAGTGTTCTGAAAGATGTATCTCTCTGCTCACCAAAGGTAAATggatcctcctcctccactgtagGGACAAAAATATGACAAAGGTCAGTTTAAACAGCATCTAGACACCTTCGAAAATAATACAAACAACTGGAACGCACCCAACCTCAAATGGGCAAATAGCGAATGGCCTACTTTAATTTGTGAATCAATGATTTATCTGGAGACCATATTATTGCATGTCAAAAGATTTAGAGTAATAAAACTATGGAACGCTATTATGATAAATAATAGTCAGTTACATACTTTCTTTCTGCTCCTCTGCGAACACAAGGGACGCAACTGCTAACAGAAGAGACACAATGGTAAGCACACAGCATAATGCATTGACAACATGGCATCCCAACAATGTCCCAAACAAGTCAGCTTTCCGTCCCTGTGACAAGTGCACTCTCTAGTGGTCTCTCAACTGCTTTCACCTTGAATAGCACTGGAGAAGGTCAATGAATCTATCCTTTCTCTATTTAGTTCTAGATTGGTATACTATTCATATCCATAACCATATGTATTTCATAAAATTACAAAaacatattctctctctcactcaaaacATACAGTAGTATCTACTGTGCTGAATACTGAGCCAGAGTTGTGAGTGAAGACTGGGCAAAACAAGATGAACAGAGATGGTAGCTTTGAGGAAAACCTAAGCAGGAAGTGGTATTAATAGCTGTGTATGATTGGTCTTTAAGACCTGCCACTCACATGTCAATAAAAGCAAAGCAGAGATATTTGCCATCTTCAAACTCTCTTTCACCTGGGGAAGACAGAACATAAACAATTGCATAATAATATGATCATATTATAATATTAGACTGACTTTATATGATAAAGTAGCTGAGCATTATGACTGCAGTGCACCCTAGCAAATTGGCACTCATCCTCCCTGCCCTTTTCACACCCACATAAGCAAGAGCTCTGCtacacaaaatgaaaaaaaatgtacTCGCTTAATTGTCTGATCAAGCCTCCACTTGTTAGAATTAAATTACCCTTGTCCCACTAcctatttgatttgattagacctTTTCAAACCTGGGAAGCTAATGGCAGCTCAAATAGTGCCCAAAACTGGCTCACACCAGTTCCAAAGTCAACAGAGACCTGACACAAAGTTTAGCTTTCCCTGGAGTCTCATATCTGATTTAGATTTGTACAAAATGGCTTCTGAGCAGCGTAACCCATGTGATCTTGAATGTTGTCCAGAGTGCTTTGCTTCATCTCATGCCAAACCTTCAAACCCAATTATGTTTCAGCTTTTCCTTGTTCAATATATATTTTGGGATATAATGTCTTTATAATCATATGACTGTCAAATGCCATAAAGGAGTAGAAAATCCACATGGAAAAAAATGCTGGATCATTGAGCATGGCTCCAGCGGCAAAACATAAAGTAACTAGACCCCAGTGATTTTCCATCACACCTTATGGACAAAAGACAAAGAGAGGAAATCACCTCACAAATCAGCAACCACACACATAGCAACAACCCAGCAGAGCAGAGTTCCAGGGGTTTGGCCTTCTTCGATCATACTCTCCCTAACATGATGTTTCTGGAAGGGCTGGATACTGATTTGGACAGGAATGGAGTCTCGAGGAGATTTGGTAGCTAAATCCCTTATGTCACAACTGTCTTACGCTCAAATTGCGTTTCTGCTCATGATAAGGCTACATTTATTTTCCGTCATGTGTTGTACGCCACCAGCCACATACTGGAACAGCACCAGATACAATCTTCAAGGATTCAGACTCCCTTCATTCTTCTCACGATATCCTATCCAGGTTCCAGGGTTTAAGagggtacactacactactagaccaTGTGTGTTGTGGTTTTTCACTATGAGCTAAAAGGGGTTTAAGAGTGTAATAGGTCTACACTTTGCCATTGCATAGCGAGTAGTAAATGTTACATTATGTGAGTACCATAAATTACTATGTTTTTGGTCACTTGGTATTTTCCTGCCTTGGTAGTATAATGAAAAAAATACTAGGTACTActtttttcattgtattaccaTGGTACATTTTTGTAAGGGCAGCTCCTATAACAAAACTACAGCTCCGATAACAACACTACAGTTCCTATAACAACACTACCTAtcctataacaacactacagcttctataacaacactacagcttctataacaacactacagctCCTATAACAAAACTACAGCTCCGATAACAACACTACAGCtcctataacaacactacagcttctataacaacactacagcttctataacaacactacagctcctataacaacactacagcttctacaacaacactacagctcctataacaacactacagcttctataacaacactacagcttctataacaacactacagctcctataacaacactacagcttctacaacaacactacagctcctataacaacactacagctTCTACAACAACACTACAgcttctataacaacactacagctTCTACAACAACACTACAGCTCCTATAGCAAAACTACAGCTTCGATAACAACACTACAGCtcctataacaacactacagcttctataacaacactacagcttctataacaacactacagcttctataacaacactacagcttctataacaacactacagctCCTATAACAAAACTACAGCTCCTATAACAAAACTACAGCTCCGATAACAACACTACAGCTCCTATAACAACACTACCTAtcctataacaacactacagcttctataacaacactacagctCCTATAACAAAACTACAGCTTATATAACAACACTTCAGCtcctataacaacactacagctcctataacaacactacctatcctataacaacactacagcttctataacaacactacagcttctataacaacactacagctCCTATAACAAAACTACAGCTCCGATAACAACACTACAGCTCCTATAACAACACTACCTAtcctataacaacactacagcgtctataacaacactacagcttctataacaacactacagctcctataacaacactacagctcctataacaacactacagcttctataacaacactacagcttctataacaacactacagctCCTATAACAAAACTACAACTCCTATAACAAAACTACAGCTCCGATAACAACACTACAGCTCCGATAACAACACTACAGCTCCTAAAACAACACTACAGCTTCTACAACAACACTACAGCTCCTAAAACAACACTACAGCTTCTACAACAACACTTCAGCtcctataacaacactacagctCCTATGACAACACTACAGATCCTATAACAACATTACAGCTCCTAAAACAACACTACAGCTTCTACAACAATACTACAGCTCCCATAACACCACAGCTTTTACAACACACAGTTAAAACAGAGAGCCTCCCTCCATCTTATAGCAGTGTATGGCGACTCATACTATTTGGCATTTGGCAGCGACCAGGGAAAAAAAAACTCCCTGGTTTATTTTCGAGCGCACCCTCCCTCTACCCAGCAATGTTGGTGAAGGAGAGGGAACGCAACAAGCGGGAAGCCCTCCAAAAATCGACCGTGGATGGTTTACGATCCaattcagggagagagaggtagactcTCCCGGGTTTCTTTCTTTCCGCTTATTCAAGTTGGGAATCATATTGCAGAGTAAATGTTAGCAAAAGGTAGAGGTGTGGCCGATCTTGTGACTTTCATGTATGAATGTTTAGGGTTGTTGGTTGTCTGTTCAAGACAACGCTGCGGATGCGCTGCGGATAGTGCTTAGCCATCCCCTCAATTCCCCACCAGGCAGATTCACCCTGGAGACCAGGCCTGGTCATAATGGGATTAGTGTTCTAACATGGGTCACGCTGGCCTCCCTGCCACTGAATGCCTGAAGCAAAGGAAGAATCGGCCGTTTGTGTGGTAACAGTACGACTtggttcatccctctctcttggcCTTGCACTACCCTCCTCCGCGCTTACTCATTAACTTATTAATTCACTCAATACTTTTTTCATAATTTCCACCTTTATGATCAGATCCTACATTTTATCCAACTTCACTCACTAACCTGCTCATTCACAATAGGGTCTTGTCTAAACTTACGATGAGTACACACCTACACCAGTACCATTCACATCTGCGCTTACTCCCTTATTCACATCCACTCCCTTTCTCTTTTTCTAACTCCCTGTCATTCCATCAGCCATCTCAGTCAGTCACGACTCACCCATTCCTCTACAGCGGGTCCAGATCCCTCCATCTGCAGTATCATTAAGAATCCCAGGAGATATATTCCAGAATGCTGGCCAGTCTGTCACATCGGTACAGTGCAAAACCCTGAATTCACAGTTATTTCGGAGGAAGCCCAGAAGCCTAAAAGGTTGGATCTGAGGGCTTCAAAGAGCCTGTGGTCATTTTACTTCAAAGGGATAAAAGGAGTTAATGATGCAGCTACTCATAGGCTCCTGGCCATGCCTGAAAACCATTCATTTATGAGGTAAACATATTACCATGTTGTAGTTTTCACTGTAATGGTAGATCACTGGAAGCCTTAGAATGAGATTCTCCCAATTGTAATGTGTGGTTTAATAACAAATGATTCAGAAGGTCATCCTAGGACTAACTACATTTATTAGGAGTAAGAATAATCACATAAGGTGAAAATGACTTGTGTGAAGTTACTTGTAAAGGTACTTGTGAAATTGATCAAATCTAGAATGGTTTGGTTTTCTTATTGTTTGTGAAGTCTCTTCTATTACTCTGTTCACCCTCTATTCACTCTGCCTACCAACATGAGGAGGACTGGAGATCAAGTATCTGCGTCCCCCactacagagaggcagagagacataaTGCCAGTTGGGTAAAGGTTTGAGTAACAGCAGTGTCCATTGCCATATGACTAATCTAAGAGTTCCATGAGGCCTCGGAACAGGTAAGTTTGTCTTTCCATATCACACAATacggtctcccgagtggcgcagcggtctaagatcactgcatctcattgctagaggcatcattacagaccctggttcgattccaggctgtatcacaaccggctgtgattgggagtcccatagggtggcacacaattggcccagcgtcttctggtgtagggtttggctggggtaggctgccattttaaataagaatttgttgttaactgacgtgcctagtaaaaaaatgtatattgcctgctaacatgaatttcttttaactaggaaattgtgtcacttctcttgtgttctgtgcaacagagtcagagtatatgcagcagtttgggccgcctggctcgttgcgaactgtgttaaaaccatttcttcctaacaaagacagccaacttcgccaaatgtGGGAttatttaacaaaagcacatttgcgaaaaaagcacaatggttgcacgaatgtacctaaccataaacatcaatgcctttcttaaaatcaatacacagaagtatatcttttttaaacctgcatatttagttaaaataaattcatgttagcaggcaatattaaactagggaaattgtgtcacttctcttgcattcattgcacgcagagtcagggtatgtgcaacagtttgggccgcttggctcttgcgaactaatttgccagaattttacgtaattatgacataacattgaaggttgtgcaatgtaacagcaatatttagacttatggatgccacccgttagataaaatacggaacggttccgtatttcactgaaagaataaacgtcttgttttcgagattatagtttccggattttaccatattaatgacctaagacttgtatttctgtgtgttactatattataattaagcctatgatttgatagagcagtcttactcagcggtggtaggcagcagcaggctcgtaagcattcattcaaacagaacattactgcgtttgccagcagttcTTTGCAattcttcaagcattgcgctgtttatgacttcaagcctatcaactcccgagattaggctggcaatactaaagtacctattagaaggtatatgaaatacaaatggtatagagagaaacagtcctataatgactacaacctaaaacttcttacctgggaatattgaagactcatgttaaaaggaatcaccagcgttcatatgttctcatgttctgagcaaagaacttaaacattagctgtTTTACATGgcatatattgcacttttactttcttctccaacactttgtttttgcattatttaaaccaaattgaacatgtttcattattattttgagactaaattgattttattgatgtattatattaagttaaaatataagtgttcattgttcattcagtattgttgtaattgtcattattacaaatatatatataacaatgggccgaataatcggtatcggcgttgaaaaatcataatcggccgacctctaattAAAGCCACTTCCTTGTTGCTAGTGTTTGATGAAGGAGTAGCTGCTGGAGCAAAGCAGGGCAATGTGTTCCTCTGGCTGCTCAATGGAGAGGGGGGACGTGGCATACTATAACCATGACTCATCCCTCCTACCCACAGCCACAAAGTTAGCAATAGCAGCAACAGCAGCTTCACTGTTTAAAGTAGTCATACGGCCCTCTCTTCAAGGGAAAGACTTTGGTGTTGCTTTGCTGTCATTCTGAGGCAGGGAGGCCTTGAAATAAGCTTTTCATATATCTGAAGTAAGGAgtgatattgttgctatggtgaATGTGTGATGAACCCTAATTATCTGAATCTGAGTCAAATGAGCCTTAAACTGAGGAAATATAGAACCATGGCTTGCCTATCTTCTCTTGTGATTTGTAATGTCTCACAGAATAAATGAGAGTCAAACTCTGTAATCACACTGAATCTCTCATTTTTAATGAGTCAGTCTCTCGAAGGGCCTCACTTTTGAACGCTGCTCGTCCGTATTTAAGGTCTAGACAAACATTGTATATGATTAGAGACGGCAGTAGGCGACCCACTGAAGGCGGTAGAATACGTTTAGCCTTTGAGTGTGCAATAAGATGTATATGTCAGTTATATGTCCGTCTGTCAGTATCAATCACCTTAGCAACAGCACTGTGCTGGAGAAACCACAGTGAATAAAGATCAGTCCAGGATAACAGCTCTATCAGGCTTCTTATCAGCTGAGCTGTTTGCACTGTACCAGAATCCCAGATCCCTGTTATCACAGATCCATAAGCATAGCCTACAGGAGACTTGGGACATGCAGTTTTTGTATCAGACTTGAAATAGAACAGCAATTTCATAATGACATGTCTGTCTACTGATCAATCATCCATACCATTTCAAAATGTCTATTAGCCTACCCATGTCACACTAGTGAGCAGAACATAACTGAGCCATGCTGTACTGTGTTGGCCTGGTTACGCATCACCATAGTTGCAGGAGCCATGCTgaaaaggacaatgtgaaaataaaatatcCAAGCCTGCAAGCCTACGGTTTGGGTTAGCACAATAGTGTGTGAAGGGTACCACCAAGATGTTGAATAGAAATGGTAATTCAAATGTAATTCCCCACACACCACGGCATGTGCACTGATGCATTTTCCATTACAGAAGGCCAGCACACCAACTAGCCTACCAGTCCCAAACGTATTATCTTGCAACATTAATGTGTAAAGTTATTATCCCATCATTAGGCCTGACCACCCCTCCACCCATCAAAGCACAGCTGGACCACAGCTGGATGATGAGCTCAACAGACATTAACAATCTGGCTCTAGAAAAATGTATTGAATACAATAAAGGAAGGACCACCCACATGTTATGTTGTTTTCCATGAGCGTAATGCCAGATAAAATACTGAATCTCAGCGGATTTAACTGGGTCCTCCCTCTTTTATAAGACTGCCTGGACACCAGCGCTAAACAGAATAGAAAGGGGAAGAAAAGTTGCCGATGGCCGAAAAGTTGCTTTAGGCCTATAGGTTACGGACTTTTTGTTTGGATATTACAAACAACATACAGAACACTGTTATAGAACAGCGTGAGTAACGAACTGAATTCATAAAAGCAGGTTTTTACAAATACGTCTGCGTGACGAAGAAACAGTATTTATAATACTTGGACATGGCTCTGGCTCATATGCGCTCGTTCTGTCTGTCTCGCATAGGCCTATACTATATGCTACAAACTGAAAGCACATTACATTCAAGTTCGATCTTTGTTCTATAAACACAATTAATAGTCTAATAAAGATTGTACACTTTGGAGTATTTTAGTTAGGCTACTCAACGTTTCCCCAAATCTGAGAAACTCTTGTCAGGAAatataatgatatgactataaaGAAAAGGATATGCCTATAAAGGAATTAAAGTTATTTTAAGGTCTTACTAGAGATAGGCTGCTACTACTGGACAATATAGAGTGATACGTTTGTCTTGGTCAAAGATGCGCAAAGGAAACATTTTAGAAATTACTTAGACAAGATTAGCCTATTGTTTTCTTTAA of the Oncorhynchus clarkii lewisi isolate Uvic-CL-2024 chromosome 3, UVic_Ocla_1.0, whole genome shotgun sequence genome contains:
- the LOC139390509 gene encoding phospholemman-like isoform X2: MANISALLLLTFASLVFAEEQKEMEEEDPFTFDYHRLRVGGLILAAVLCLIGITILFSGHCRCKFNQDKRRRSGSNAAQPLNDQARASEC
- the LOC139390509 gene encoding phospholemman-like isoform X1, with amino-acid sequence MANISALLLLTSVASLVFAEEQKEMEEEDPFTFDYHRLRVGGLILAAVLCLIGITILFSGHCRCKFNQDKRRRSGSNAAQPLNDQARASEC